The genomic window AAAATCCGGCTTGGCCGTGTCGCGCTTCGATGCCATGAAAATCATCTCGACCTCGTGGCCGGCGGATTTCAGGGACGATGACACATAACGCATTCCGAGGGCCACGGGATGCGTGTAGGTGGCGATGAGAACGGTTCTCATGGCAGGCCTCCCCGAACGACCGGTGATCCCCCATCGTATCGTTCACAAATACATTCGAGATCTCGAATATCCGTTCAATGCGTCAAGCCACAATCAGCGACATCAGGTCCCGATTGCGAGGGGACATTGTGCCGCTCAGAAAACGGGGAACAACAACCTGCACACAGGACGTACACATTACGAATACACAGCGGACTCCCACAAGTCAGAGTGGCAGGAGATGCTATTGAGCGCTCTGCAGGAGCCGCGTGTCTTACAGAATTATCCTGTATCATACCAGATCTGCATCCGGGCCGGCAAGTTGCCGTTGCGCGGCGTCTTCGCACGCGATGGGGCCATCAGTCCAGGCCGCAGGCATATTGCGGAGGCCCGGCCTGGGGTCTACAATGCCACCGGATCGCATCGAAGTCATGAAAAGCATTCGCAAACTGATGCAGCAGCTCGAACAGGCCCTGTCCAATCCACGAGAGGAGTTCGGACGCTTCACGCGATTTGTACTCTTCCAGATCGAGCTGTGGCGGTTTTGCGTCCGTCGTCTGCGGGAAAACAACGTCATGGCGATGGGTTCGGCCTTGTCGTTTCGCACGATTTTCGCGATGATCCCGGTGCTGGCTTTGGCCCTTCTGGTCATGAAGAGCGTCGGCGCGCTGGAGGACAGCCGGGCCAGCCTGCACCGTTTCCTGGAAGCTTTAGGTTTCACCCAGATTATCACCGTACAGGAAACCAGGCCTGCCACGGGTACGGCTCCGGGTGAAGTTCCGCCAGGAGAGGTCATCAATGTTGCTGATCGGATCGAGGAGGTCGTCGACAACGTCAGCAGCAAGCTCACATTCCAGCGCATCGGGCCGGTCGGCGGCGCTCTGCTGATCTGGACCGCCTTGACGTTGCTGACCACCATGGAGGAATCACTGAATCGCATTTTCGGCGCCCGCAGTGATCGTTCCACGCCCAAGCGCGTCCTGTTGTATTGGTCGACCATGACCCTAGGCCCGATCGTGCTGGCGGCGGCGAGTTATCTCGGTCGACAAACCATCGAGACGGTGCGCGACGCCCCCGGCGCGTCGTGGCTGATCATGACCTTGGGCTGGGGCGGACCGATCGTCGTGGGTGTGATCGTCCTTGCCCTGGTGTATGCCTTGCTTCCGAACACGACCGTCCGATTCCAAGCGGCGC from Phycisphaerae bacterium includes these protein-coding regions:
- a CDS encoding YhjD/YihY/BrkB family envelope integrity protein, encoding MPPDRIEVMKSIRKLMQQLEQALSNPREEFGRFTRFVLFQIELWRFCVRRLRENNVMAMGSALSFRTIFAMIPVLALALLVMKSVGALEDSRASLHRFLEALGFTQIITVQETRPATGTAPGEVPPGEVINVADRIEEVVDNVSSKLTFQRIGPVGGALLIWTALTLLTTMEESLNRIFGARSDRSTPKRVLLYWSTMTLGPIVLAAASYLGRQTIETVRDAPGASWLIMTLGWGGPIVVGVIVLALVYALLPNTTVRFQAALGGAAVAVPLWLVAKWGFSLYVKNLVAKGNIYGVLGLLPLFLMWLNLSWWIFLFGAQLAHTAANLSVMRMAERAGNLVLGPSDLLAAALAIARHYHAGQGPMTAGAMAGVLNLPVDAVQRLIDRLDSGGLLIRVDREPEPGYLLCKPPTRLAVIDVMSIGDPRGSGSSPEGCDKQLTAVVQELRDRTRASLEGLTLEDLLRRHAEPGPCKATG